In one window of Sardina pilchardus chromosome 23, fSarPil1.1, whole genome shotgun sequence DNA:
- the gja8b gene encoding gap junction protein alpha 8 paralog b isoform X1: protein MGDWSFLGNILEEVNEHSTVIGRVWLTVLFIFRILILGTAAEFVWGDEQSDYVCNTQQPGCENVCYDEAFPISHIRLWVLQIIFVSTPSLVYVGHAVHHVHMEEKRKEREEAELSRQQEANEERLPLAPDQGSVRTTKETSTKGSKKFRLEGTLLRTYICHIIFKTLFEVGFVVGQYFLYGFRILPLYKCSRWPCPNTVDCFVSRPTEKTVFIIFMLAVACVSLFLNFVEISHLGLKKIHFVFRKPPQALGEGRGSPDKGLPVGVSSLQKAKGYKLLEEDKATAHFLPLTEVGMEAGRLPYQACGEKGEQASAPPPEDESKVYDETLPSYAATTGAAAAAVAMGAMGTVSVQDEEDLESPLEAEATDTIEDTRPLSSLSRASSRARSDDLTV, encoded by the coding sequence ATGGGGGACTGGAGCTTCTTGGGTAACATTTTAGAGGAAGTCAACGAGCACTCGACGGTCATCGGCCGGGTGTGGCTCACCGTGCTCTTCATCTTCCGCATCCTGATCCTGGGCACGGCGGCCGAGTTCGTGTGGGGCGACGAGCAGTCGGATTACGTGTGCAACACGCAGCAGCCCGGCTGCGAGAACGTGTGCTACGACGAGGCCTTCCCCATCTCGCACATCCGCCTGTGGGTGCTGCAGATCATCTTCGTGTCGACGCCGTCGCTGGTGTACGTGGGCCATGCCGTGCACCACGTGCACATGGAGGAGAAGCGCAAGGAGCGCGAGGAGGCCGAGCTCAGCCGCCAGCAGGAGGCCAACGAGGAGCGGCTGCCGCTAGCGCCCGACCAGGGCAGCGTGCGCACCACCAAGGAGACCAGCACCAAGGGCAGCAAGAAGTTCCGGCTGGAGGGGACGCTGCTGCGGACCTACATCTGCCACATCATCTTCAAGACGCTCTTCGAGGTGGGCTTCGTGGTGGGCCAGTACTTCCTGTACGGCTTCCGGATCCTTCCGCTGTACAAGTGCAGCCGCTGGCCGTGCCCCAACACGGTGGACTGCTTCGTGTCGCGTCCCACCGAGAAGACggtcttcatcatcttcatgcTGGCCGTGGCGTGCGTCTCGCTCTTCCTCAACTTTGTGGAGATCAGCCACCTGGGCCTGAAGAAGATCCACTTTGTGTTCCGGAAGCCTCCGCAGGCGCTGGGCGAGGGTCGCGGCTCGCCCGACAAGGGCCTGCCCGTGGGCGTGTCCTCGCTGCAGAAGGCCAAGGGCTAcaagctgctggaggaggacaAGGCCACCGCCCACTTCCTGCCGCTGACGGAAGTGGGCATGGAGGCCGGGCGCCTGCCCTACCAGGCGTGCGGCGAGAAGGGCGAGCAGGCGTCCGCCCCGCCGCCGGAGGACGAGTCCAAGGTGTACGACGAGACGTTGCCCTCGTACGCGGCCACCAcgggcgcggcggcggcggcggtcgcCATGGGCGCCATGGGCACCGTCTCGGTGCAGGACGAGGAGGACCTGGAGTCGCCGCTGGAGGCCGAGGCCACGGATACGATAGAGGACACGCGACCCCTGAGCAGCCTGAGCCGGGCGAGCAGTCGCGCGCGCTCCGACGACCTGACCGTATGA
- the gja8b gene encoding gap junction protein alpha 8 paralog b isoform X2, with the protein MGDWSFLGNILEEVNEHSTVIGRVWLTVLFIFRILILGTAAEFVWGDEQSDYVCNTQQPGCENVCYDEAFPISHIRLWVLQIIFVSTPSLVYVGHAVHHVHMEEKRKEREEAELSRQQEANEERLPLAPDQGSVRTTKETSTKGSKKFRLEGTLLRTYICHIIFKTLFEVGFVVGQYFLYGFRILPLYKCSRWPCPNTVDCFVSRPTEKTVFIIFMLAVACVSLFLNFVEISHLGLKKIHFVFRKPPQALGEGRGSPDKGLPVGVSSLQKAKGYKLLEEDKATAHFLPLTEVGMEAGRLPYQACGEKGEQASAPPPEDESKVYDETLPSYAATTGAAAAAEATDTIEDTRPLSSLSRASSRARSDDLTV; encoded by the exons ATGGGGGACTGGAGCTTCTTGGGTAACATTTTAGAGGAAGTCAACGAGCACTCGACGGTCATCGGCCGGGTGTGGCTCACCGTGCTCTTCATCTTCCGCATCCTGATCCTGGGCACGGCGGCCGAGTTCGTGTGGGGCGACGAGCAGTCGGATTACGTGTGCAACACGCAGCAGCCCGGCTGCGAGAACGTGTGCTACGACGAGGCCTTCCCCATCTCGCACATCCGCCTGTGGGTGCTGCAGATCATCTTCGTGTCGACGCCGTCGCTGGTGTACGTGGGCCATGCCGTGCACCACGTGCACATGGAGGAGAAGCGCAAGGAGCGCGAGGAGGCCGAGCTCAGCCGCCAGCAGGAGGCCAACGAGGAGCGGCTGCCGCTAGCGCCCGACCAGGGCAGCGTGCGCACCACCAAGGAGACCAGCACCAAGGGCAGCAAGAAGTTCCGGCTGGAGGGGACGCTGCTGCGGACCTACATCTGCCACATCATCTTCAAGACGCTCTTCGAGGTGGGCTTCGTGGTGGGCCAGTACTTCCTGTACGGCTTCCGGATCCTTCCGCTGTACAAGTGCAGCCGCTGGCCGTGCCCCAACACGGTGGACTGCTTCGTGTCGCGTCCCACCGAGAAGACggtcttcatcatcttcatgcTGGCCGTGGCGTGCGTCTCGCTCTTCCTCAACTTTGTGGAGATCAGCCACCTGGGCCTGAAGAAGATCCACTTTGTGTTCCGGAAGCCTCCGCAGGCGCTGGGCGAGGGTCGCGGCTCGCCCGACAAGGGCCTGCCCGTGGGCGTGTCCTCGCTGCAGAAGGCCAAGGGCTAcaagctgctggaggaggacaAGGCCACCGCCCACTTCCTGCCGCTGACGGAAGTGGGCATGGAGGCCGGGCGCCTGCCCTACCAGGCGTGCGGCGAGAAGGGCGAGCAGGCGTCCGCCCCGCCGCCGGAGGACGAGTCCAAGGTGTACGACGAGACGTTGCCCTCGTACGCGGCCACCAcgggcgcggcggcggcg GCCGAGGCCACGGATACGATAGAGGACACGCGACCCCTGAGCAGCCTGAGCCGGGCGAGCAGTCGCGCGCGCTCCGACGACCTGACCGTATGA